In a single window of the Rhineura floridana isolate rRhiFlo1 chromosome 3, rRhiFlo1.hap2, whole genome shotgun sequence genome:
- the RPL32 gene encoding large ribosomal subunit protein eL32: MPALRPLIKPKIIKKRTKKFIRHQSDRYVKIKRNWRKPRGIDNRVRRRFKGQILMPNIGYGSNKKTKHMLPSGFRKFLVHNVKELEVLMMSNKSYCAEIAHNVSSKNRKIIVERAAQLAIKVTNPNARLRSEENE, from the exons ATGCCGGCTCTCAGGCCTCTCATCAAGCCTAAGATCATCAAGAAGAGGACCAAGAAATTCATCCGTCATCAATCTGATCGCTATGTCAAAATTAAG CGTAACTGGCGCAAGCCAAGAGGTATTGACAACAGAGTTCGCAGAAGGTTCAAGGGCCAAATTTTGATGCCCAACATTGGGTATGGTAGCAATAAGAAGACAAAGCACATGTTGCCTTCAGGATTCAGAAAGTTCCTTGTCCACAATGTCAAAGAGCTGGAGGTGCTGATGATGAGCAACAA GTCCTATTGTGCAGAGATTGCTCACaacgtttcatccaagaatcggAAGATAATTGTGGAGCGAGCAGCTCAGCTTGCTATTAAAGTCACCAATCCAAATGCCAGACTGCGCAGTGAGGAAAATGAATAA